ATACTCGTCATAGGGCATCCCGTTCTCGCGAATATAGTCGTTCCAGCTTTCGATCGCGGCGCGATTTTCTTTTTTCCAGGCGGCCTCGCGGGCTTTCTTCACCTCGGCCGCCAACCCCGACTGGCATGCTTCGCT
This DNA window, taken from Sphingopyxis alaskensis RB2256, encodes the following:
- a CDS encoding type II toxin-antitoxin system CcdA family antitoxin, which gives rise to MNRPARFEGPKKPTNVSLNAELVEEARRLEINVSEACQSGLAAEVKKAREAAWKKENRAAIESWNDYIRENGMPYDEYRQL